The following proteins come from a genomic window of Populus nigra chromosome 6, ddPopNigr1.1, whole genome shotgun sequence:
- the LOC133696185 gene encoding uncharacterized protein LOC133696185: protein MASWKKTITSPFRKACTFFNQQQPVSRDKKSQPGEEKRGLDLHGEVMACGYEDVQVMWSILDKSKSATCDMTTS, encoded by the exons ATGGCTTCTTGGAAAAAAACCATTACATCCCCTTTCAGGAAAGCTTGTACTTTCTTCAACCAGCAGCAACCCGTCAGCAGGGACAAGAAGTCCCAGCCAG GGGAGGAGAAAAGGGGGCTGGACCTTCATGGTGAAGTCATGGCATGTGGTTATGAAGATGTTCAAGTGATGTGGTCGATTCTTGACAAGTCCAAATCCGCCACCTGCGACATGACCACCTCTTGA